A single region of the Ahaetulla prasina isolate Xishuangbanna chromosome 13, ASM2864084v1, whole genome shotgun sequence genome encodes:
- the MEX3B gene encoding RNA-binding protein MEX3B: MPSSLFADMERHGGGGGGGGGGGETLDDQRALQIALDQLSLLGLDSDEAGSLYEPRKKSVNMTECVPVPSSEHVAEIVGRQGCKIKALRAKTNTYIKTPVRGEEPLFVVTGRKEDVAMARREIISAAEHFSMIRASRNKNTVLNGSVPSPPNLPGQTTIQVRVPYRVVGLVVGPKGATIKRIQQQTHTYIVTPSRDKEPVFEVTGMPENVDRAREEIEAHIAMRTGGLIELIDENDFHANGTDVGFELGGGGAGSLWSKPTPPPPPPPPPPPPPSSSSSSSASSSSSSSSSSSSITPTPARKPFCSYRNDSSSSLGSASTDSYFGGGSNGRLADYSPPSPAALGFPPNGATSNGYGVYGTPAEGLASPDGCPAELPSFDSPPGFDLAPAPPAQLIWSQYERSTSLASPAAFPGSATAPTANLALFVSGGQRRGVPQAPPPTRLSPPLHSGAGGGSLAATEQHPLARRVRSDPGGRFLAAAVAAAAAASCCSSSSSSSSSSSSCSYPLYANGLGCHLPGLPSDCSPSSSSSSSASSSSSSSSCSSSGLRRKGSRDCSVCFESEVIAALVPCGHNLFCMECANRICEKNEPQCPVCHSAVTQAIRIFS; the protein is encoded by the exons ATGCCCAGTTCGTTGTTTGCGGACATGGAGCGGcatgggggcggcggcggcggaggaggaggaggaggcgagacCCTGGATGACCAAAGAGCTCTTCAGATCGCCTTGGATCAACTCTCCCTCCTCGGCTTGGACAGCGACGAGGCGGGCTCCCTTTACGAGCCGCGCAAAAAGAGTGTGAACATGACCGAATGCGTCCCCGTGCCCAGCTCGGAACACGTCGCCGAGATCGTGGGCAGGCAAG GTTGCAAAATCAAAGCGCTGCGGGCCAAAACCAACACCTACATCAAGACGCCGGTGCGGGGCGAGGAGCCGCTCTTCGTGGTCACGGGCAGGAAGGAAGATGTGGCCATGGCCCGGCGGGAGATCATCTCGGCGGCGGAACACTTCTCCATGATCCGCGCCTCCCGCAACAAAAACACCGTTTTGAACGGCTCGGTGCCCAGCCCGCCTAACCTGCCTGGCCAGACCACCATCCAAGTGCGGGTGCCTTACCGGGTGGTCGGCTTGGTGGTGGGACCCAAAGGAGCCACGATTAAGCGCATCCAGCAGCAAACCCACACCTACATCGTCACGCCCAGCCGGGACAAGGAGCCGGTTTTCGAAGTCACCGGCATGCCGGAGAACGTGGACCGCGCCCGCGAGGAGATCGAAGCCCACATCGCCATGAGGACCGGCGGCTTGATCGAACTCATAGACGAGAACGATTTCCACGCCAACGGCACCGACGTGGGCTTCGAGCTGGGCGGAGGGGGCGCGGGCAGCCTCTGGAGCAAACCCACgccgccccctcctcctcctcctcctcccccgccccctccttcctcctcctcttcttcctctgcttcttcttcctcctcctcctcctcctcctccagcagcATCACCCCGACGCCGGCCCGCAAGCCTTTCTGCAGCTACCGCAACGACAGCTCCAGTTCGCTGGGCAGCGCTTCCACCGACTCCTACTTCGGCGGCGGTAGCAACGGCCGCTTGGCCGATTACAGCCCGCCTAGCCCAGCCGCTTTGGGCTTCCCGCCCAATGGCGCCACAAGCAACGGCTACGGCGTCTACGGGACCCCCGCGGAAGGCCTGGCTTCGCCCGATggctgcccagctgagctgccgtCTTTCGATTCCCCGCCGGGCTTTGACCTGGCGCCGGCTCCTCCCGCGCAGCTGATATGGTCGCAGTACGAGCGCAGCACCAGCCTGGCATCTCCCGCCGCCTTTCCCGGCTCAGCCACGGCTCCCACCGCCAACCTGGCCTTGTTTGTGAGTGGCGGGCAGAGGCGGGGAGTTCCGCAGGCTCCGCCTCCGACGCGCCTCTCCCCGCCCCTGCACTCCGGTGCGGGAGGCGGGTCGCTAGCAGCCACCGAGCAGCACCCTTTGGCACGTCGGGTGCGCAGCGATCCGGGTGGCCGCTTCTTAGCTGCGGCCGTGGCTGCAGCCGCTGCCGCTTCCTGCTGctcctcgtcttcctcctcctcctcttcctcctcctcttgctcttACCCGCTCTACGCCAACGGGCTGGGCTGCCACTTGCCCGGCTTGCCCTCCGACTGCtcgccttcctcttcctcttcttcttccgccTCCAGTTCTTCCTCCAGCTCGTCCTGCTCCTCGTCCGGGCTGCGTCGGAAAGGCAGCCGCGACTGCTCGGTTTGCTTCGAGAGCGAGGTCATCGCGGCCCTTGTGCCCTGCGGGCACAACCTCTTCTGCATGGAGTGTGCCAACCGCATCTGCGAGAAGAACGAGCCCCAGTGCCCCGTCTGCCACAGCGCCGTGACTCAAGCCATCCGCATCTTTTCCTAA